From the Streptococcus halotolerans genome, the window GGCAATTCTTCCGCTTCTGAAGTAGCCTGAGTTGATGTTGACGTCTCTGAACTTGCTTCTGAGCTAACTTCTGATGTCCTAGTAGCGCTATCTTGCACACTTTCCGAGAGAAGTGGGTTTCCTTCTGATGTTTCAGAACTAGCTTCAAGAGAAGCTGTAGCAGCCATATCAGTATCTTCAGAGCTTGCCCTATTATTTTCGACAGCAGATTCTAACGTAGCTTCTGAGCTAGTATTCACAGAACGTGAACTTACTTCTGAAGAAGCTGGTTGGCTACTTACTTCATCTGTAGAAGCCGTTAAATCGCTCACTTGGACCGTCTGGTCATCCACAACAACTTCATTTTTAACCAAGTCAGCAGCAGCTCTCATGCCTTCTTGTCCGTCCTGTGCAGCAGGTGTTTGGATTTGAACAGAGGTCACTTCCTTATATTGATTGGTAGTTGTTGTCAAAATTGTCTCTGGAAAAATCAAGTCAATATTGGCGATATTATTGATATTAGCAAGAACATTCATATCAATACCCATGGCCTCTGAGATAGTGCTCAACGTGTCGCCGTATTGAACTGTATAAGTTGCTGTTTCGCCCGCTTTGACAATATCTGATTTGATCTGCTCAACACTTCGGGGTGTCCACGGCATTTCTTCAGCCTGCACCATTAGTCCTGACGCTAAAGATATGGTGATCGTTGATGCTAAAAGCATTTTTTTTGAGATGTTCATTTTATTACTACCTATTTCTTTTTTGATAACCTTACCTATCTTAGCATAAATTTGAAAAAGAAAAAGTGGTTGGGGAGTTCTTTAAAGAAACTGTTTCTTCTTTGTAATATTAGACTTATTTGTCATCATAAATGCCTTTTCCTGTCATTTTCTGATCTTTTTTCAGAAATGTTGTTATTTGGGAATTTATATTCCGAATAAATAAGCAGGAGGATATTGAATGACATTAACATCTAAGTTTACAACCGCAAGTGCTCTTGCCTTAATCTTAACTGGAACGACACTATCATCTGGACAAGCTGTCGCTCAAGCCGCTGTACTTGGCGATAACTACCCTACCCAATGGAAATCTGGGTGGGGAGCTGATAGTTGGGGAATGTATAAGAGACAGTGCACTTCTTTTGTAGCTTTTCGTTTGAGTTCAGCCAATGGATTTTCCCTACCAGGTGGTTACGGAAATGCTGTTACCTGGGGCGGGGTTGCCAAAGCTCAAGGTTACCGTGTGGACATGAACCCCGCGGTCGGTTCTGTCGCTTGGTTTGGTAATGGTGTCAACGGAGCAGGAGGTTACGGTCATGTTGCCTGGGTTGCTGATGTGAAGGGAGATACCGTCACCATTGAAGAGTATAACTTTGATTATGGTCAAGGTCCTGAGAAATACTGGAAACGCAGTTTCCATAAAAGTCAGGTTTCTGGCTATATCCACTTTAAGGACTTGGGACCTGCGTCAGTAGGAACAACAACCATCTCTCCCACTGTAACAAACCATTCGATGGCATCAAGTGGAACACACCATTTCATCAGTCGTACTTCTATCAAGGCTGAACCAAAGATGACAAGCCCAGAATTAGCCTATTATGAAAAGGGACAATCCGTTATCTATGATAAAACGTTAGAGGCCGATGGTTATAAATGGATTAGTTATATTGCCGGAAGTGGGATGAGACGTTATATTCCAATTAGTCCACTCCAAAAAGCAGCGACTGTTGCCACTCCAGCTGCTGAACACCCTGCGCCAAAGCCTATTTCTAAGTCCCTAGCTTCAAATGGAACCTACCATTTCACCACTCGTTCATCTATTAAGAATGAGCCGAAACAAGATGCAGCTGAAATTGCATTTTACGACAAAGGACAGTCTGTTCACTATGACAAGACCTTAGAAGCTGACGGTTATAAGTGGATTAGCTATATCAGCGGCAGTGGGATGAGACGTTATATTCCAATTAGTCCACTCCAAAAAACAACGAGTGTTGCCACTCCAGCTGTTGAAACGTCTGCACCAAAACCTGTTTCTAAGTCACTGGCTTCAAATGGAACTTACCATTTCACCGCTCGTTCATCTATTAAGAATGAACCAAAACAAAACGCAGCTGAAATTGCATTTTATGACAAAGGACAGTCCGTTCATTACGACAAGACCTTGGAAGCTGACGGTTATAAGTGGATTAGCTATATCAGCGGCAGTGGGATGAGACGTTATATTGCTGTCGAGAAGTTAACAAGCCAAAACACCTCTAAAACAGCTAAATCAAGTTCATCTGAACCAAGTAAACCAAAAGCTAAATCCTCGACTAATTCAGCTACTATTGCCGTCGGGGACACTATCAAGTTTTTAGGAACTTTCAAGGTAACAGCTAATGTCAATGGCGGCTTTCTTATTTCAAGTTCAGATCTAGCCGGTGGTATGCCATCTGCACTAAACTACTTAGATCCTACTCCAGTTATTGAAACGAATAAGTCTGGTAAAAAATCTGGGGATCAAATCTTATATCCTGGTGAATATTTCAGTATTCCTGGAAAATACAAAGTGTCAAAGGTCGATAAAGCAAGCAATGGTATTTGTGTTAAAATCGGAAGCCGAGATACTTGGGTAACCATGTCTAAAGTAAACAAACAATAATCAATTAACTACTTTAAGCTTTTCAGTTCTCTCATAACTCATACTCATTTCTAAATACAACTGAAAACTCATAAAAGACCCTCTTTCTTAGGATAGAGGGTTTTAGTGTTTTGTGTTGCAAAAAAGCCCGGATAGTCCGAGCTCTTAAGAGATTATGAAAAAGAAATGCTCACACTAGCTAGCTCTTACTAACTATTGCAGACATATTATTTAGGAGTGACTATAGTATAGTCCCACTAGCTTAATCACAACTTAAACTTTTCTTTCACAAACCTTAAATGTCAATGGTTAATGACGAAAGTGCCTTACTCCTGTGAAGACCATAGCAATGCCATGTGCATTCGCCATACCAATCGACTCTTGATCACGTATAGAACCTCCTGGTTGAATAATAGCCTTAATACCCGCTGCAGCAATTTCTCTAATATACTTCCTGCGAAACTAGAAATCCTGTTATTTGTTGATAATCCCAGCAATTAAATCCCTTGGTAATCCCAATCGTTTACGTTGATTGAGATAAGTTACCGAAAAGTCTTTGAAGAGTTTGAATTTCGTAAAGCTATTTTCTAACTTGATTCTGACAACGACTGGTGTTCCATTCTACTCTCAATCGATTTAAAATGTGAATCAACCGGATTAAGCAAATAATGTTTATCACATCACGTTCAACACTATCGATCTCCTTATTAACCAAATAGAGTTGAGCAGTATTAAGCGTCAACCTGGAGGAAGTTCCTAATAAAAATAAGGCTTCTTATAAACTTTCCGCACGTTGATCAAACTGACCTGCAAATTTTAAATGGCAAAGAAAGCATAGTTACTAGGCCCAGCAACAAGCCCTGCCTCTGCCAATACATAGTCAGGCACTTGCTCTTGTTCAGAAAATTAGGCTTTTCAGCCAACTAGAATAAGTGTTCTTTCAAACCAAACACATCATAAACCTGCACAATTTACAAATCAGACACGATCTTCCCAAACAATTGGCTTTTAATGGTATTTTTCAAACGATCTTATCTGCTATAACTAATCAGAGAAATAGAATTCCTATAAAATCTCTAAACCATCAAAAACCTTATTTTGTTTTTCTGAGTAAGGTAGACGGTCTAGCTTAATTTGACAATTCAAGGGCCAAAAAATAGCGGTTATCCAGTCTCTGTGTACAATCAATTTTAGTTGAGAAGAAGTGAATTCTTTTGTCATAACATGCTGACAACGCTATTTCTGATTTTGTTAAGCATAAAACCATATAATAAACACTTTACAAAACATCCACTAGCTCAAGCCAGTGGATTTTAAGTCTATTTTTCTACTTTCTTTTCTAAATAAGATAGTAAATCACTCATATTAACCATTTGTTCGACATCTTCATCTGAGATAGCAATGCCAAACACAT encodes:
- a CDS encoding SH3 domain-containing protein; the encoded protein is MTLTSKFTTASALALILTGTTLSSGQAVAQAAVLGDNYPTQWKSGWGADSWGMYKRQCTSFVAFRLSSANGFSLPGGYGNAVTWGGVAKAQGYRVDMNPAVGSVAWFGNGVNGAGGYGHVAWVADVKGDTVTIEEYNFDYGQGPEKYWKRSFHKSQVSGYIHFKDLGPASVGTTTISPTVTNHSMASSGTHHFISRTSIKAEPKMTSPELAYYEKGQSVIYDKTLEADGYKWISYIAGSGMRRYIPISPLQKAATVATPAAEHPAPKPISKSLASNGTYHFTTRSSIKNEPKQDAAEIAFYDKGQSVHYDKTLEADGYKWISYISGSGMRRYIPISPLQKTTSVATPAVETSAPKPVSKSLASNGTYHFTARSSIKNEPKQNAAEIAFYDKGQSVHYDKTLEADGYKWISYISGSGMRRYIAVEKLTSQNTSKTAKSSSSEPSKPKAKSSTNSATIAVGDTIKFLGTFKVTANVNGGFLISSSDLAGGMPSALNYLDPTPVIETNKSGKKSGDQILYPGEYFSIPGKYKVSKVDKASNGICVKIGSRDTWVTMSKVNKQ
- a CDS encoding LysM peptidoglycan-binding domain-containing protein — encoded protein: MNISKKMLLASTITISLASGLMVQAEEMPWTPRSVEQIKSDIVKAGETATYTVQYGDTLSTISEAMGIDMNVLANINNIANIDLIFPETILTTTTNQYKEVTSVQIQTPAAQDGQEGMRAAADLVKNEVVVDDQTVQVSDLTASTDEVSSQPASSEVSSRSVNTSSEATLESAVENNRASSEDTDMAATASLEASSETSEGNPLLSESVQDSATRTSEVSSEASSETSTSTQATSEAEELPTVAEVSSQVLEKTSVSTATSESMATVSEAVSQVVSATASQSASETSTTATLPVTDTASQTATSFAQATSNPANAGLRPQVAAYKEEVAAKYGIKSFSLYRAGSNDDHGKGLAVDFMVPESSALGDQVAQDAISNMSSRGISYIIWKQRFYSPYNSIYGPANTWNPMPDRGGVTANHYDHVHVSFNG